Genomic DNA from Prunus persica cultivar Lovell chromosome G1, Prunus_persica_NCBIv2, whole genome shotgun sequence:
AACAGTTAAGAGAGGATGAGAGCAGGTACCCAAGACCTGTGGCTGCAGAGGCATAAGTACTTTTGAATTGTGATTATCTTAAGGACTGCTAAGAAGTGCATTTTACGGAGATTCACAAAGAAGCAGAGATGATGGTACAAGAGCCAATAtcaaatatagaaaataaCCTTTAAATTCTATTAACAATCAAGTGCTTGTTTGTgtcagagaaaacaaaaatccaacaTATTCTAAAAACTAGTTCTCCCAATATGGATTTACCACCTGGATACACGGTTTGTTTAGGTGGTGAGAAAGTCAGTAAATTAAAGAAGGCTTTGTATGGCTTAAGCAATCTCCTAGAGCTTGGTTTGGGAGATTTACTCAGTCTATGGAGAAATTCGGAAAGAGCAATTCTGATCATATGGAAGTTTTTATTAGTAGAATTTTGTGTGTTAACTTTTTTTACTTCTATGAGGTTCATTTGTTTCCTAGTTTGTATATCATTGTAGTCCCCTTGATACCTCCTAGATGGAGAAAAACCAACATTCAGAAATTTAACCTAAAATTTAACATTACACACCTGAAAACCAACTGGTGGGCTGGGGCCTTGACCAACTTTAATATCCTTGTACTGCAAACCGGACTCTGTAGTTACCATAGGTATCTTCAACAAAGAGACAAATTTAGCATCCATTACCAATACGGTTGATAGTTCACATCAACAAAGAACATTCGTAACTGACataaaatcaatgaacttCCAGGGAAAAAAACATGATTATGATAATTTAAACCAGAAACAATGCATCCTTATTAACTGACAGCAACAGAGTGAATTGATCATATGAGCTGCTATAAAGTGGAGAAAACGTATCTCAAGTAAAAGACACAAATCattatgtttaattaatgTCTTGGGAGGTTATGCTCAGGTTGCATAATGTAAAGTGAAAGGTAAAATAGTGTTAGCAGAGACAATTTGACCAACTTAACTTGAACTCCGATTCAGTTAATAGATATCAAGGTCTGGCACAACATCTTGGAGCTCATCACACAACAAGAACCATATGAAGGGATTAAATAGATAGGCTCAAATTGGTGTGTATGCAAAGTTTCAAGGGAAAGAGATAAACAGAAATTCAGGATCATATGAAAAAGTTTGTAGAATGAACTACTCATCACAACTATTCTGAAAAGGGCAACAAAAGTCCTTGGAAAAATAATGAGGAAAAAAGTAATAGAGTTGAGTATAAATGGAAAAGGAATGcataaatagaaataaattGGTGGAGAGAAATTGGGAGTGTCATGACATATAAGGCAGCACTAAAACTAGATTTTTCACAACGTGCATATCACAGGTGTCCTTTTAATAATGTGAGAAAGCACTAATTACTtggaaataattatttatgtatatctttatatattcttgtctattttgaataaaaatattattgtcTATTGTTGCACTAGACAGTATGCAAAGGGTTAAGCATAACTATGAACGAGCCTCACAGTTCAAGGTATTAACCCTTTTTTCTGAAAACCCCAAATAGAACCTTTCATTCGGGCAAGCTACATAAAACTGACTTCAAATCCTCTAAAGCATTACTTCCATTTTTCCAGTTTGAGAAATATTTCAAGTCCCCAGAGTTGAATCACAATATTATTTGTAaacttcatattttttaaagacttAATGAACAAGCTAGAGATCAGTATTATGCAAGTTATAACTGCTATAAAATCTGCTACAATTTTGGAGTGAGTAATATTTGAACTCCAAATATGCAGTTAAGGGATCCATGCAATCTCACCATACATTTTCAAGCTCTTTCTCACAAGAACCATCACATAGCCTAGGTTTTTCTTCTGGGGGTAAGCCAGCTCCCTCAGCTTCAAATGAGTCTGTCACAAGGCTTGAAACTCCGAGAAGCAACCCAATCATATCTCTTCGTTTCGTTAAACAGAACTGATCCATATATCCTCTTGATCTTGCAGCTTTAACGGTAAGTTCTGAATTTGAACATCTCACAAGCACACCCTGAACTTTTGCGCAGGAAATGCCTTGATAATTTGCAGATATCCTTTTTCCAGAAGATGAACCTAACACATGATGAGCTAATTTAAAGGAAAAACACCATAACTAAAGCTGTGATAAAGTATATAGGTAAAACTTGAAAGCAAAACAGAACATCTAAAGCTGTGGTACAGACACATACAAAGCTTCTTCAACAGGACTCCATGCCGTCCAAACAaccatttgttttttggttcatTACCTTAGGCTGTAGACTAAGGTTCAGGGCCTAGGATTAGCTGTAAGCCTTAGATCCTAAACCATTACTCAAAGCCCTAATGTAAAAGTTAAATAAATCTACAAGGGCCATGCTGTTCCTATCTAAGAAGCTGACTCTATTCCAACTGCCTGCTTTTCTATAGcaccaaaattttaaagctTCCTCCATTTATAACCAATTTCTTGCAAAGCTGCAATATGATCTGGACAATGTTCAACCTTCACATTGTCACTCACTGCCCcttctccttccaaaaagagaaacaattGTTCCCATCACGAACTTGGGATTTGTACAGGCAAAACCCCATTTTAAATCTTTGACATGAATCACACACAGTGGACCTGGTTCAAATTGTACAAATTAAATAACACCACTCACCAGCCTCAATAGCCAACTCCAAGAACTAGAGTTCACAGTCACCCCTGAAATTGGATGCTATCTCAAATTATATAGCCTAATTGCCGtttgatttaaaattaaaagaaactaATAGAATTTTACGAAGAACAGgataatacaaaataaaataaaaatataacataaccGTTCTGCTAACTAATTCGCAATCTATGAATCCCACAAGTAcatatttgaatggaaattttcaaaaaatgccttctaaattataatattacccaagagaaagaaaaaggcaaacacagaatttttatttttatttttactgagttttctaattttgaaCATGCACATTGAGATTGATAAGAAGAtggaaaagtaataaaaagaAGGCTATCAAGAAGAAAAGTGATTACCAAGTGGAAGGAGCAGAGTCGAGGAAGACGAAGCCATGCTCAAGTGGAAGTGAGGAGTTTGTAACGTCCACAAACGGATAACGAAATCAACTTGTTTGTATAAATACAGCTTGTCCAAGTGCGTATTTTTCTGCGGATATGCGACATTCACCGGATTTTTttcgcttttttttttttcctataaaaacaaaaggcttattttttaatggaaattgGCAGCTTTACCCCTGGTTCACCTAATTTATTCATTAATATCCTTATTTTGAAACTCAATCACAAATATCCCTTATAAAAACTCCTTATTGACAGCCTATTGCCCATCCTTcacttcgtttttttttttcctcagttgttgctcttcctcttcctcttcttccttttgcCAAACCTCACAAAATCCACATCAACCATAGAATCTCCCTTAACTCTATCTCATCTTAGTTATATCTTCCAACTAGGAGTTGATTTCAACCTAAAAGTTGAACCCCAAATTTGAACCGGACCCTAGCCAAGGCGCGACTCACCACCTCCGTTGTCGGCCTCCACAATGAAGCCACAGTCTTGACTTGCCACCTCCATTGTCAACTTCCACCACAAAGCCACGGCACCTTCCTCGTCGATCTTCACTGTGGTGAGTTCTgatattggttttgtttttgttaattttttttttgagttttttgattgattgagatTATTCGGTGATTGCTTTCACTGTTTTGAATGATATCTTAATGGGTTTCTGTTGTGGCTTGCTGTTTATGTGATTGAATGAAACTTACCAAATATTTCATGTGGTTGTTAAGCTCTTGGACTTGGATACACTATTTTGTGCTTCTGATTTGTCTTTGAAATGATGTATGCACTATTTTGTGATTGAGACTTAGACTTGCAGATCTCCTTGAAAGTAATGTATTCACTCTTTTGGATGATATTCGATATGAAACAACCTTGGACAGTCAAGGTTTGGCAATTTGTAAGTAGTTAGTTAGTAATAGGATACCCTAGGTTAATGGCTTTCGGTTGGATTTAACTTTAAGAGTTCTTGATACATGCCCTCCTTGCTGGAGCTTGAAACACAGCTATGCTAGCTGAACCGTTTCACTTTGCATAATATTGATGTTTTAAAATTGTTGGTTATTAATGTTTAATTGATGTTTTATCTGTATAGTTTATACACTagttgatatatatttttattagtaGCTTAACATGTGTTAACAAAATGGGTTTATGATGATGGTCAGAGTGTGCTAACAAAATGGATTTTTTATTGATAGATTTTATGATGGTCAGATATGGACACAATTGCAATTTTGGTTtgctacaatggaaaatgggtaACCTCAAAGAAGATGTGCACATATGAAGGGGGTGACTCAAAAGGCATAATAGTTTCTCGAAACATCACGTTTGGTGAGCTTTTGGAACCGGTGCATAAGATTGTTAATACAAACAACATGGAAGACAAGCTTTGTTTAAAGTTCTCAGTTTCAATATCCTCGAATGAGTGTAAGCATATCAAGATTGAGGACAATGAtgatgttaaatttttttattaagtaCATTTGTGACGTAATTCCTTCGAAAGTGGCTCCTTTACTGGTGAGCATAGAAGACAGAGGAGTGACAAATGTCGTAGGTGATCGTATGCATATCACGACGGATATGAGTCGGATGGCCTGTTCTTCAAATTCCATAGTTGAAAGCAATGGTGATGTACATGGTGATTTTGGAACATAATATTTAGACATGATTAATTTTACAGGGGTAGAGGGGGTGCATAGTGGTGATAATGGTACGGAAATGAATGGCTTGCAAATGCACTCAACCCCTCCTATTTTGGATCATTTGGAGACATTTTCACAAGTGGGTGTGGTGGGTTTCGGAACAACGTCTGAACTTTCTATTCGACATAATTGGAGGCAAATGGGTGAACAAAACATGCACAATTTGGgtattgtaaatgatgaagaaaaagatattGAAAGCGCGTATTCACGGAATAATTAGGATCCAAAATTGGAAGTTGGGAAAATTTTCTCTAGTAAGGAAGCCCTGTCCAACAAGTTACAATTGGCGGCAGTGAGAGGTCACTTTGAATTTAAGGTGAAGCAGTCTTGCAAGAGTcgattggttgtggtttgttctCAAGGTCCATGCCCATGGCGGCTTCGTGCATCTAGTTATGGAGAAAAGAACTTCATGATTGTGAAATATAATCCGGTCCATGAATGTGGTATGAGTTTTATACATGACAAGCATCGTCACGCAAGTGCTAAACTCGTTGGTAATGCAATGAAGCGGAAGTTGAAAGATTCTCGCACAATATACACACCAAGTGATATAATCAGAGATGTGAAACAAAACTTTGGTGTCACCATTAATTATTGCAAATCTTGGAAATCGAGGGAGTTAGCTCTAATGTCCACTAGAGGTTCAGTAGAGGAGGCATATTCTCTCATTCCAGCTCATTGTCACGAATTAAAGCGCGTGAATTCTGGCACGAGGACATACATCCACACCGATGAGAACAAtcactttttctatttttttttggctgttGGGGCATGTATTAGAGGGTTTCAATCTTCGATGCAGCCAATCATTGCTATGGATGCCACGCATTTAAAATGTAAGTATAAGGGTGTCCTCTTTGTTGCCAATGCATTTGACGGAAATCGAAATATATATCCTCTTGCTTTGGAATTGGGGATTTAGAGACTGATGCATCATGGCATTGGTTTTTTAGTAAGCTTCATGAAGCCATTGGTGAGTGTCCAAATCTTATGATTATTTCAGATCGGAATATTAGCATAGAGAATGTGTGGCACAACGTTCTTCCAACTGCGCAACATGGCATATGCTTTTACCATATGAAGGGGAACATGAAACGCactttcaaattgaaaaaacgTGATAAATTATTGCTATACTTTGAACAAGCTGCGAAATCTTATGGTATCGCTGAATTTGATCGTCATTTTCGCAAGATCAAGGGAAATGATGAGGTTGCTCAATATCTTGAAAGTGCAAGATTACACAAGTGGTCTAGAGCTCACATGGACGGACGTCGATACAATGTAAtaacaacaaatattgcggAGTCAATCAACCCAGTCCTTCGATTCGCAAGGATGCTACCAATGGTGCATTTGATTgatgaaatcatcaatctGCTTATGAAATGGTTCAGTAAACGTCGTGATTTTGCTTTGAAATGTTCATCAACATTGTGCCCTGACTTTGGCGAGAAGAAGCTGAGACGTAGGTTGGAATGTGCTTCAAGGATGAATGTCGTGAAACTGAATCACGTAGAGTATAATGTCGTGGATGGTGATATGGACGGCCACGTACATTTGACGAATAACACTTGTAGTTGTAGGAAGTTTCAGCTTGAGCAACTACCTTGCAAGCATGTAGTTGCAGTTTGCCATTTTTTGAAACTAAATGTATACTCCATGACTTCTCGTTATTACACTCGAAATACATGGTTGGATGCTTATTCAGATACCATCTACCCAGTACAGCCTCAAGAGTTGTGGGTTATTCCTGAAGATGTCCAAAGTAGAGTTGTGCGTCCTCCCAATGCAAAGGTCATGCTAGGCCAACGAAAGAAGCTAAGGATTCCGTCACAAGGAGATGATATCCTAAGGAGAAAATGCTCAAGGTGCAGTGGCACAGGCCACAATATAAGCACCTGTAAAAACAATGTTCCACTACCTAATGTTGGACATACATTATGAATTGTGTTGGTTTGTTATGGAGTGTGAATTTGAATTGTATTTGTATTGGGTTTGGTGTTCTGTGGATTGTGAATTCTGttaaattttcataatttggTATGTATTGCGTATTCTATGCGCCACATTGTTGTTAAAATCTGTTTTTGGGCCTATATTgtgtattcaaattttttgattCAGTGGGTCGAATCAGGGGTGGGTATGCCATTCTCATCCCCATCCCCACCTTCATTCATGCAATACAgacttaaaaaaagaaaagggataTACGAAGGCAATACACTAGCAATATACAAGCAATAAAGGGCTATATAATGGCAATACACGTACTCCTATAAATTTATTCCAACAcagacttgaaaaaaaaaagatatacagGGGCAATACAGTAGCAATACACAAGCAATAAAGGGCTATACAATGGCAATACACATACTCCTATAAATTTATTCCAACAtagacttgaaaaaaaaaaaaaaaagatatactGGGGCAATATAGTAGCAATACACAAGCAATAAAAGGCTATACAATGGCAATACACAAACTCCATACTCCCCCTATAAATTTATTCCAACagacttgaagaaaaaaaaatacgggGGCAATACAGTAGCAATACACAAGCAATAAAAGGCTATACAATGGCAATACAAAAAACTTCATAATCCCCttataaatttattccaacagacttttaaaaaaaaaaggatatacGGGGGCAATACACAAGCAATAAAGGGCTATACATGTGCAATACATATGCAATACATATCGGTCATGGCATTTGCCAATTAAATTACTGATTTGGttacatttgtattttttttcttctttgtgagGGGAACGATAAAACCATGGAAACTAGAGATTGACAAATTTATTTCTAACTTGACTTTCATAAATTGATGAACTAACAATGTTATCTCATTACATCTTAAGATATACATAAGAAAgggacaaaaaacaaaaaaattatatctccTCTTGGTCGGGAATTTTAACACATTAGCAAAATTCGAAGACATCTCCTCTTTAAACCGAATTTAAGCTGAGAGTTAGCAATTTTGTCCCCAAGAGAACGTTGCCACTTGAAACAGGACAATCTTCCATCTGTATAAAACGGATCAAAAATGCATATTAGAAGCAAATCATTCAATCACaatggaaacaaaaacataacattCAATCACAACTGAAACCAATTCCAAAATAGAAACCAATTCCAAAATTCATAACCAAAACTAATACCAAAACAGATTCAGAAACCAATACCAAAGCAAGTTCAGACATATTTACATGCACTACAAGTATCATGCACATACATTTACATGCACTACAACAAATAAAGTGGATAAATGTAAAACTACAATATGatatacattttttaatagaagaaaaaataataattatgatATACATCTTTTAAGAGCTGAGCTTGAAGTTTGCTGAGTTATATATACCTATGAGAAATCTATCTGTGATTTCTTCAGTGAAGGATGACCTTCAAGAATCCTATCTTCATATAGATTGTTGGCTTTTTTAAATGACCCAATTCTTCATATAACAAACTTTCACAAGATCATACCATTGCAAAATTAAAGTTCACATTCATGCACACGATTTCGTACTACTAAATTGCAATATAAAAGTTATTATAAACATGGgtgaagtgaatgtgtgtcTTGGTAGGcgaataaaaatacaaataaggaACATCAATAGTGCATTTGGCATTGTTCAAACAGTTAAAGAAGCACAAtctcagagaagaagaagagcaagaCAATGGAATTGGATAAATGCAAGAGCTGTCAAACCTTCAAGTTTTCTAAGAACCCTTTTCACGGCACCAACACAATCTTGGCATGATACCCACCTTGAGGACTATAGACTGCACCAAAAACAGATCCAAGATTGAATTacgaaaaatagagaaaactaAGATCCAACATATGCCAACTTTACAATATCAAACTTATGTTAAAATATTGGCATTCTCATAAAACTTACAAACTCCACAGTCACTTTTGGAGATATCCTCCACCTCAAGACATAATCAATTTATGTAGttcattgaaaaaataacatCCCAAAACAGAACAAACAAATTTAGACCATTGAACCAAATAACTGTGTttcttcaattgttttttGTCAGAATAAAAACCTAACTCAGTAATCAAATTCaataagcaaaagaaaatcttCAAAATCATTGTAGATTGGACAAGCTTCAAGCATAATATTCCTTAAGACAAACTGAGAAATATTTGTTGAATCTCCCACTGAAATAACATTCTCTACACAAGCTGAAAATATTAATTGTAAACAAAAAgagtaaaattttaaattaaacccACAATTATGTTTCAACAAATTTCTGTACAATCTCACCCAAATTTGATTTGGAAGGACTTGAACTCACATCAAGTACCAAAAATTCAAACccttatatgaaattgaaacaaggaaaagaaaacccaaatgtGTAGGAGAGAAGCCAATTTGTCTACCTGAGACGCCATCTCTAGACATGGAGGTCGAAAGAGGTGACTGAGTGAGAGATGGAAGTGGAAAGGTCGTCGTCGCCGATGTGGGTTATGGTTTCTGAGGAGGTGACATTGACTGAGAGTGAGACATGAAAGTGGAAAGGTCGTCGTCGCTGATGTGGGTTAGGGTTTCTGAGGAGGTGACAGTGACTGTCGTCGATGTGGGtttaagcaaaaaagaaagaagagaggagaggagggCTGAGTGAGTGAGATCGACAAATTGTGAAAGAGGATTTGAGAGAGCTCAGAATGACTAAACAAAAGTGAAAGATGGGCAATAGGGAGTTTTTATAAGGGGCATTTGTGATTGGGTTTCAAAATAAGGATATTAGTGAATAAATTAGGTGAGACAGGGGTAAAGCCGCGAATTTCCCTATTTTTTATGGGTTATTCGTTTTATTAGTTTCTAAATTTAGACTCGATTTGCATTTTAGttcctcaattttcaaaatcgttcccgtggtccttcaacttcaatttcgTTAGGATAAATGGTCctaccgtcaattttgttaacttttctgttaaatgcagggtaaaatggtatttttatatttttataattttaaattgattaaaatatgaatgaaatgttaaaaacaaaaaaataataagaaaaaaaaattcaagtttttAGGAATAAgaactaatttttaatttttactttgaCTGAGGATATGAAtaagattttttaatttttgggtgaaagaaatattcaaaaatcggaaattaaaaataatacaaaaaatacaattttacctatgcatttaacagaaaaagttaacaaaattgatggtAAGActatttgtcctaacgaaattaaagttgaaggaccacaggaacgattttggaaattgagggactcaaatgcaaatcgggtcaAAGTTTAGGGACtaataaacaaataaccctttatttatttattgatatgtCATATGTGCTTTGCTTATCGTCTCACTTTCTCTCAACTGACTTAATTTCCCCTTATATTTGCATTTCGTATCTCTTGTTACTCCATTCCGTCAATTTCTTCAGTAAAACCGTTAAGTTGTTGACGTTACATgaacattttagtaattttatCTTATAAAAGTTTAAAATCCAAACGACAATTAGGCTACTCTGTATTATCCAAAAGTctaggtgtattcaattaagattttaaaattctatTAGAAAGGCTAGGGCAAGGGGAAGTAAGGGCAAACACTCTTCACGTGAATACTGACTGCCttagcaatttttttgatgCATTCTCACCTATTATCATGGAAACCCAAGGGCAATCACTATTCTCATGGAATATGaggagaggaatttgtatgaattttggtgtgggaagtgaagaacATGGCTAGGTATttgtagaaaaaaattctaagtttttttatatctttttttttttcaatttttttggtatttaaatTGGTCTTTGACGTCAACTTACCCAGACAAGTCTTGCCTTCAGGCTCATCCAGTTTCGTGGCCCActtcttgccatggcaacttTTCCTTGAGTGGAGGTTGTTTTTGAAGGAAACATACATCTAATGCTTAAGAAATGAACTTTAGCCACAACCTATACAACAAAAGCATTCTAAATTGcggattcattttgtttatactagttttacctttttcattttaaaccaaGTATCTTAGCCTAGtatttttgaaaacaaatggaaaaaggaaaaatggaaTAGATCTTTTACCCTTGACgatattttcttgatttctcaAGAATGAACACCTTTGTTTGGAAAGatcttttgtttctcttgattttgacTCATTCGCCTTAAGGCTCCAAGATTGGAGTCCTCTACCTCACCACACCAAATGCTcctagagatgaagagaaggcaaTCAAGAAGTATGGATACTAGTCTACTTCTTGATTGAACCGATTTTTGGTTTATGGAAGATGGGATACAAAGATGATCACTCATCAACCAATGCAGGaaaccaaaaaccctagctagCTTTTCTCCAACACTTAGCTTATATAAGACAACACAAAAGACAATTGGGTGGGTATTTGGGGCTCCATTTGGTCCATGGGTCATGTCATTTTATGCCACTTATCCCTTGGGCCCAATAGCCTTTTGGGCTATTTTGTCCATTTccttttaaatcatatttaaaagccaaattcaatatttttatatgtcaatattaattccataattaatcttttaattataatttaactattaaattataattatattcttACTTAATTGACCCAGTGGAACTATTTGACTTTGGCCAATTGCTCCAGTCAACATGTTGACTTTGATATTTGACTATCAACCATTGACTTGTGCATCCTCATTTCATTTCTCCTCATTTGTACCTCTAATCACATTCTTTGGGTGTGTAGATCCGTAGGTTCCCTTTAACAAGGTGGTTGACTCAACTCCTCAAAGATGATATAAAGGTTAATTAAAACTTTTATATTCTTCCTATTAATAAAGGTTAATTGAAACCTTGAAGGACATCCACAAACCATGGTTGTCACCTAGCAGCAAGTCACGGTTATCCAAGCTAATTGAGACATTGTGAAAGAGCCtattcaaattggaatgaCCATGCAATTGAATCTTTCTCTTATGTCAATACTCCTTATTCACATTATTAAATCATGGAATCCGATTGTCAATATCCTAATGTGAATCATTCCTTTTATATGATTATCTTGGTAAGATTTGAAGACTTCTTCTTTAAAGTCTTATCCACTACTCTGCGCAGAGATTTGACCAATCATATCTTGGagtattctctctcctttactGAGAGTAGAAATTCCTTATTGTACATTCATTTGCTTCCATGACTCTATTGAGAATCTTGAAAGAATCTCAAGCGAGTAACACCGTGATATTGGAGCATGAAGTTGATAGGTACTTAACCGACCCAATTGAAAAAATGGTTCCCAACTTCAATATTTTGAAGTGGTGGAAATTGAATAGGGTTAAATATTCGAGTTTGTCACTTATTGCAAAGGATGTGCTTGCTATTTCCGTATCAACAGTGAATTTGGAATCATGCTTTAGCATGAGTGGTCGGGTGATTAATTCATTCTGTGC
This window encodes:
- the LOC18790806 gene encoding peptidyl-prolyl cis-trans isomerase FKBP16-3, chloroplastic isoform X1, with amino-acid sequence MASSSSTLLLPLAHHVLGSSSGKRISANYQGISCAKVQGVLVRCSNSELTVKAARSRGYMDQFCLTKRRDMIGLLLGVSSLVTDSFEAEGAGLPPEEKPRLCDGSCEKELENIPMVTTESGLQYKDIKVGQGPSPPVGFQVAANYVAMVPSGQIFDSSLEKGQVYIFRVGSGQVIKGLDEGILSMKIGGKRRLYIPGSLAFPKGLNSAPGRPRVAPSSPVIFDVSLEYVPGLEIEEE
- the LOC18790806 gene encoding peptidyl-prolyl cis-trans isomerase FKBP16-3, chloroplastic isoform X2, with translation MASSSSTLLLPLGSSSGKRISANYQGISCAKVQGVLVRCSNSELTVKAARSRGYMDQFCLTKRRDMIGLLLGVSSLVTDSFEAEGAGLPPEEKPRLCDGSCEKELENIPMVTTESGLQYKDIKVGQGPSPPVGFQVAANYVAMVPSGQIFDSSLEKGQVYIFRVGSGQVIKGLDEGILSMKIGGKRRLYIPGSLAFPKGLNSAPGRPRVAPSSPVIFDVSLEYVPGLEIEEE
- the LOC109946718 gene encoding uncharacterized protein LOC109946718; its protein translation is MDTIAILVCYNGKWVTSKKMCTYEGGDSKGIIVSRNITFGELLEPVHKIVNTNNMEDKLCLKFSVSISSNEWVEGVHSGDNGTEMNGLQMHSTPPILDHLETFSQVGVDPKLEVGKIFSSKEALSNKLQLAAVRGHFEFKVKQSCKSRLVVVCSQGPCPWRLRASSYGEKNFMIVKYNPVHECGMSFIHDKHRHASAKLVGNAMKRKLKDSRTIYTPSDIIRDVKQNFGVTINYCKSWKSRELALMSTRGSVEEAYSLIPAHCHELKRVNSGTRTYIHTDENNHFFYFFLAVGACIRGFQSSMQPIIAMDATHLKYRNISIENVWHNVLPTAQHGICFYHMKGNMKRTFKLKKRDKLLLYFEQAAKSYGIAEFDRHFRKIKGNDEVAQYLESARLHKWSRAHMDGRRYNVITTNIAESINPVLRFARMLPMVHLIDEIINLLMKWFSKRRDFALKCSSTLCPDFGEKKLRRRLECASRMNVVKLNHVEYNVVDGDMDGHVHLTNNTCSCRKFQLEQLPCKHVVAVCHFLKLNVYSMTSRYYTRNTWLDAYSDTIYPVQPQELWVIPEDVQSRVVRPPNAKVMLGQRKKLRIPSQGDDILRRKCSRCSGTGHNISTCKNNVPLPNVGHTL